The following coding sequences lie in one Micromonospora sp. R77 genomic window:
- a CDS encoding DUF4012 domain-containing protein translates to MTESGELRRQRRRVRRRRRARIRRALLSGLVVLSVLSLTAGWIAFRGWQARAHLVNAAGLARQLSADLVGGDTARAQRTLAALQEQARSARDATTGPAWWLGQWSPYAGDDLATVHLIASAIDDLSRQAFPALLRVDLSTLVPHQGGLDLGRLRTVAGELSGADRAVRDTRNRLASVPTGDLVAQIRDALTALRAEIDRLADLTGAAEQAARVLPPLLGADGPRRYLLVSQNPAELRATGGMFGAYAVIRAEDGRIRLAQQGTSGALPRLDPPLRVDPELRRLWTDLPGMYPADVNLGPQFPVAAALYREMVRRRTGLVVDGVLAVDPVVLSHLLRATGPVSVPGGAALTSETVVRALLSDAYRDLDPAAQDAYFASAASAVFDAFLTRRVDARTLLGAFSRSVDERRILFWSAHSEEQRILGDSRLTGTLPEKDTVPTVGVFLNDGSGAKLGYYLRFSASLTVGDCQPEGRRELRLRVTVHSTAPRSGLSESVTGLALAGDPYTARTFLAVYSPTGGAVLGGRLDGKATAMGSGTDRRRQVTVATVEVRPGATRTLDLTLLTGRTGVGTADLLLTPTSTPWTTQVVSAPSCDQ, encoded by the coding sequence GTGACCGAGAGCGGTGAGTTGCGGCGTCAACGGAGACGTGTCCGGCGTCGACGCCGGGCCCGGATCCGGCGTGCCCTGCTCAGCGGCCTGGTCGTCCTCTCGGTGCTGTCGCTCACCGCAGGCTGGATCGCATTCCGCGGTTGGCAGGCCCGCGCGCACCTGGTCAACGCGGCCGGACTGGCCCGGCAGCTCAGCGCTGACCTGGTCGGCGGCGACACCGCACGGGCCCAGCGGACCCTGGCGGCGCTGCAGGAACAGGCCCGCTCGGCGCGGGACGCGACGACCGGTCCCGCCTGGTGGCTCGGCCAGTGGAGTCCGTACGCCGGCGACGACCTGGCGACCGTCCACCTGATCGCCAGTGCCATCGACGACCTGTCCCGGCAGGCGTTCCCCGCCCTGCTGCGGGTCGACCTCTCCACCCTGGTGCCCCACCAGGGCGGGCTCGACCTGGGTCGGCTGCGTACCGTCGCCGGTGAACTCTCCGGCGCCGACCGCGCGGTACGCGACACGCGCAACCGGTTGGCCTCGGTCCCCACCGGGGACCTGGTCGCCCAGATCCGCGACGCGCTCACCGCGCTGCGCGCGGAGATCGACCGGCTGGCCGACCTGACCGGGGCCGCCGAGCAGGCCGCACGGGTGCTGCCGCCGCTGCTCGGCGCCGACGGGCCCCGACGCTATCTGCTGGTGTCGCAGAACCCCGCCGAGCTGCGGGCGACCGGGGGGATGTTCGGCGCCTACGCGGTGATCCGCGCCGAGGACGGCCGGATCCGGCTGGCCCAGCAGGGCACCAGCGGCGCGCTGCCGCGGCTCGATCCGCCCCTGCGGGTCGATCCGGAGCTGCGCCGGCTCTGGACCGACCTGCCCGGCATGTATCCGGCCGACGTCAATCTCGGCCCGCAGTTCCCGGTGGCCGCCGCGCTCTACCGAGAGATGGTCCGGCGGCGGACCGGCCTCGTCGTCGACGGGGTGCTGGCGGTGGATCCGGTGGTGCTGTCCCATCTGCTCCGGGCGACCGGACCGGTCTCCGTGCCGGGCGGTGCGGCGCTGACGTCGGAGACCGTGGTGCGGGCGCTGCTCAGCGACGCCTACCGGGACCTCGACCCGGCGGCGCAGGACGCCTACTTCGCCTCCGCCGCGTCGGCGGTGTTCGACGCCTTCCTCACCAGACGGGTGGATGCCCGCACCCTTCTGGGCGCTTTCAGCCGTTCTGTGGACGAACGTCGGATATTGTTCTGGAGTGCCCATTCGGAAGAGCAGCGCATCCTCGGCGACAGCCGGTTGACCGGGACGCTCCCCGAAAAGGACACCGTGCCGACGGTCGGCGTGTTCCTCAACGACGGCAGCGGCGCGAAGCTCGGCTACTACCTGAGGTTCTCGGCGAGCCTGACCGTCGGCGACTGCCAGCCGGAGGGTCGCCGGGAGTTGCGGTTGCGGGTCACCGTGCACTCCACCGCACCGCGCTCCGGCCTGAGCGAGTCCGTCACCGGCCTCGCCCTCGCCGGTGATCCGTACACCGCCCGCACCTTCCTGGCGGTGTACAGCCCCACCGGCGGGGCGGTGCTCGGCGGCCGGCTCGACGGGAAGGCCACGGCGATGGGCAGCGGGACCGACCGTCGCCGCCAGGTCACCGTCGCGACCGTCGAGGTCCGGCCCGGGGCCACCCGGACCCTCGACCTCACGCTGCTGACCGGTCGGACCGGCGTCGGTACCGCCGACCTGCTGCTCACCCCGACCAGCACGCCATGGACCACCCAAGTTGTTTCCGCACCAAGCTGTGACCAGTAG
- a CDS encoding LacI family DNA-binding transcriptional regulator has protein sequence MRHQRATLQEIAAAAGVSIPTVSKVLNGRPDVAPTTRQRVQDLLDQRGYTARRAAGPAGGAGLIDLVLKDLGSPWAMQIIDGVEELAYRAGMGVVVSAVHGRHRTRPDRRWLDQLSARRCDGVLLVLSDLSPSQHDQLDKLGIPVVVIDPAGQPAASIPSVGATNWSGGLAATEHLLGLGHTRIAVIGGPPGVPCSRARVDGYRAAMDAAGHRVPTGYVRTGDFTPPTGYRETNALLDLPRPPTAIFACSDEMALGAYEALYERGRRVPDDVSVVGFDDLDAARWSAPPLTTVRQPLTEMAGMATRMLLGLIDGEELDSHRIELATPLIVRRSTRPPA, from the coding sequence ATGCGGCACCAGCGGGCGACCCTGCAGGAGATCGCCGCCGCGGCGGGGGTCTCCATCCCCACCGTGTCCAAGGTGCTCAACGGGCGGCCCGACGTGGCCCCGACCACCCGGCAGCGGGTGCAGGACCTGCTGGACCAGCGCGGCTACACCGCCCGCCGGGCGGCCGGGCCGGCCGGCGGGGCGGGCCTGATCGACCTGGTGCTCAAGGACCTGGGCAGCCCGTGGGCCATGCAGATCATCGACGGCGTCGAGGAGCTCGCCTACCGGGCCGGGATGGGGGTGGTGGTGTCGGCGGTGCACGGCCGGCACCGCACCCGACCCGACCGGCGCTGGCTCGACCAGCTCTCCGCGCGCCGCTGCGACGGCGTGCTCCTGGTCCTCTCCGACCTCTCCCCCAGCCAGCACGACCAGCTCGACAAGCTCGGGATACCGGTCGTCGTGATCGACCCGGCCGGCCAGCCCGCCGCCAGCATCCCGTCAGTGGGCGCCACCAACTGGTCCGGTGGGCTGGCCGCCACCGAACACCTGCTCGGGCTCGGGCACACCCGGATCGCGGTGATCGGCGGGCCACCCGGCGTGCCGTGCAGCCGGGCCCGGGTGGACGGCTACCGGGCCGCCATGGACGCCGCCGGGCACCGGGTGCCCACCGGCTACGTCCGCACCGGCGACTTCACCCCACCCACCGGCTACCGGGAGACCAACGCCCTGCTCGACCTGCCCCGCCCGCCCACCGCGATCTTCGCCTGCTCCGACGAGATGGCGCTGGGCGCCTACGAGGCGCTCTACGAGCGGGGCCGGCGCGTGCCCGACGACGTGAGCGTGGTCGGCTTCGACGACCTGGACGCCGCCCGCTGGTCGGCCCCGCCGCTGACCACCGTCCGCCAGCCGCTCACCGAGATGGCCGGCATGGCCACCCGGATGCTGCTGGGCCTCATCGACGGCGAGGAGTTGGACAGCCACCGGATCGAACTGGCCACCCCGCTGATCGTGCGGCGCAGCACCCGCCCCCCGGCCTGA
- a CDS encoding carbohydrate ABC transporter permease produces MSRPSTLGTTRPRQPATAAPPGRTPTPPRRRRHRGVNLPAGVAATLWLLVVVLPLYYILVTSLRTPEGYLTEGALALPRTLSLDNYARVLGLGFPRLLVNSLVVTVSTVVLVLALALPAAYAIVRGVSRAVRVGFSLFLLGLAIPAQAVVIPIYLIITRLRLYDSLLAIILPTVAFALPMSVVVLTSTLRDIPVELYEAMTVDGAGPVRVFGRLVVPLARPGLISIGIFSGLGAWNGFLFPLVLTQSPEQRVLPLGLWNFQNQFGTDVPGLMALVVFSALPVLTLYLFGRRHLLGGLTAGFGK; encoded by the coding sequence GTGAGCCGGCCATCGACCCTCGGCACGACCCGCCCCCGGCAGCCGGCGACGGCTGCGCCGCCCGGTCGCACCCCGACCCCGCCCCGGCGGCGTCGCCACCGCGGCGTCAACCTGCCCGCCGGGGTGGCGGCGACGCTCTGGCTGCTCGTGGTGGTGCTGCCGCTCTACTACATCCTGGTGACCAGCCTGCGGACGCCGGAGGGCTACCTGACCGAGGGCGCGCTCGCCCTGCCCCGGACGCTGAGCCTCGACAACTACGCCCGGGTCCTCGGCCTGGGCTTCCCGCGCCTGCTGGTCAACAGCCTGGTGGTGACGGTGTCGACGGTCGTGCTGGTGCTCGCCCTCGCGCTGCCGGCGGCGTACGCCATCGTGCGTGGCGTCAGTCGGGCCGTGCGGGTCGGGTTCTCCCTGTTCCTGCTGGGCCTGGCCATCCCGGCGCAGGCGGTCGTCATCCCGATCTACCTGATCATCACCCGGCTGCGGCTCTACGACTCGCTGCTCGCGATCATCCTGCCCACGGTGGCGTTCGCCCTGCCCATGTCGGTCGTCGTGCTCACCAGCACGCTGCGCGACATCCCCGTCGAACTGTACGAGGCGATGACCGTGGACGGCGCCGGCCCGGTGCGGGTCTTCGGCCGGCTGGTGGTGCCGCTGGCCCGACCAGGGCTGATCAGCATCGGCATCTTCAGTGGACTCGGCGCCTGGAACGGCTTCCTCTTCCCCCTCGTGCTCACCCAGAGCCCCGAGCAGCGGGTGCTGCCGCTGGGCCTGTGGAACTTCCAGAACCAGTTCGGCACCGACGTGCCCGGCCTGATGGCGCTGGTGGTGTTCTCCGCGCTGCCGGTGCTGACCCTCTATCTCTTCGGCCGGCGCCACCTGCTCGGTGGCCTCACCGCCGGCTTCGGCAAGTGA
- a CDS encoding ABC transporter substrate-binding protein — MRRRDLLGGAVGALLTAGVLGSTSACGSSGPSGGGGGDQLQLWALQDAQYVRVVQPAIDTFNAGAKAKVRFSGFVNDAYKQKLQVSMGSPQAPDIFFNWGGGNLAQFVDAKQVVDLTDRTAGLAGDFLPSVLSVGQVAGRQYALPMNGIQPVIFFYHKAVFAKAGLQPPRTWDELLSVVDAFKARGVTPIALPGSQGWTELMYLEYLLDRVGGPDKFAAVAAGKPGAWSDPAMLKAVTMCQDLAERGAFGTNFASVNYDNTGASRLFATGKAAMFLMGSWEYATQLTNNPTFIKGGQLGWLPFPSVPGGAGDPAAVVGNPSNYYSVSAGSKHADVAVDFLTRTLTSESYVKALIDVGQVPAVKGVEAKLAGTPGADFTTFTYQLVSKAPSFTQSWDQALSPSVGAELLTNLQKLFLAKLSPAQFVAAMGTAR, encoded by the coding sequence ATGCGTCGACGCGATCTCCTGGGCGGAGCCGTCGGAGCCCTGCTCACCGCCGGCGTGCTCGGCTCGACCTCCGCCTGCGGCAGCTCCGGCCCCAGCGGTGGTGGCGGCGGCGACCAGCTCCAGTTGTGGGCGTTGCAGGACGCGCAGTACGTGCGGGTCGTCCAGCCCGCGATCGACACCTTCAACGCCGGCGCCAAGGCGAAGGTCCGGTTCTCGGGCTTCGTCAACGACGCCTACAAGCAGAAGCTCCAGGTGTCGATGGGCTCGCCGCAGGCGCCCGACATCTTCTTCAACTGGGGCGGCGGCAACCTCGCCCAGTTCGTCGACGCCAAGCAGGTGGTCGACCTGACGGACCGGACCGCCGGCCTGGCCGGTGACTTCCTGCCCAGCGTGCTCTCCGTCGGGCAGGTCGCCGGCCGGCAGTACGCGCTGCCGATGAACGGCATCCAACCGGTCATCTTCTTCTATCACAAGGCCGTCTTCGCCAAGGCCGGCCTGCAACCGCCGAGGACCTGGGACGAGCTGCTCTCCGTGGTCGACGCGTTCAAGGCCCGGGGCGTCACCCCGATCGCCCTGCCCGGCTCGCAGGGCTGGACCGAGCTGATGTACCTGGAATACCTGCTGGACCGGGTCGGCGGGCCCGACAAGTTCGCCGCCGTCGCCGCCGGCAAGCCGGGCGCCTGGTCGGACCCGGCGATGCTCAAGGCCGTCACCATGTGCCAGGACCTGGCCGAGCGGGGTGCCTTCGGCACCAACTTCGCCTCGGTCAACTACGACAACACCGGCGCCTCCCGGCTCTTCGCCACCGGCAAGGCGGCCATGTTCCTCATGGGCAGCTGGGAGTACGCCACCCAGCTGACCAACAACCCGACCTTCATCAAGGGCGGCCAGCTGGGCTGGCTGCCCTTCCCCTCGGTCCCCGGGGGCGCCGGTGACCCGGCCGCGGTGGTCGGCAACCCGAGCAACTACTACTCGGTCTCCGCCGGGTCGAAGCACGCCGACGTGGCGGTCGACTTCCTCACCCGGACGCTGACCTCCGAGTCGTACGTCAAGGCGCTGATCGACGTCGGTCAGGTGCCCGCCGTCAAGGGGGTGGAGGCCAAGCTCGCCGGCACCCCGGGCGCGGACTTCACCACCTTCACCTACCAGCTCGTGTCGAAGGCGCCGTCGTTCACCCAGTCCTGGGACCAGGCGCTGAGCCCGTCCGTCGGCGCCGAACTGCTGACCAACCTGCAGAAGCTCTTCCTCGCCAAGCTCTCGCCGGCGCAGTTCGTCGCCGCGATGGGCACGGCGCGGTGA
- a CDS encoding glycosyltransferase family 4 protein, whose translation MKIGILSYHFPPEPAFIPGSLAEELAARGHEVRVLTGFPDYPGGHVYPGWRQRWRHQTQSERLTVRRVPRYTGGDGSAGAQLASWLSFAGSVALTGRRYLRDVDALYVFQLPPLTFAAAGLLRLLGRVPTVLHVQDVWSAEDRTDGGARGWSGRLGTTLRRLYREADGIAVSAPSMRGLVVDGGADPRRVRTVLNWTDERIFRPTEPGPAARRLVRRDGRCVVMHAGTIGARQGLETAVRAAAALDGRLDLVLVGSGAQERRVRGLAAELRAENVRFVERRSPVDMPQLYAAADYQLVMLRDRPELRGTVPGKLQSALACASPVVASAAGDTVTLVERARAGLSCPPEDWAALADRLWLASAIPPPARADMGRRGREAYLREMSLRAGVDRIERLLHDVVGGAGRIDRPAERNSRNGFPG comes from the coding sequence ATGAAGATCGGGATCCTGTCCTACCACTTCCCGCCGGAGCCGGCCTTCATCCCGGGCAGCCTGGCCGAGGAGCTGGCCGCCCGGGGGCACGAGGTACGCGTCCTCACCGGCTTCCCGGACTATCCCGGCGGCCACGTCTATCCGGGCTGGCGGCAACGCTGGCGGCACCAGACCCAGAGCGAGCGGCTGACCGTCCGCCGGGTGCCGCGCTACACCGGAGGTGACGGCTCCGCCGGCGCCCAGCTGGCGAGCTGGCTCTCCTTCGCCGGCAGCGTCGCCCTGACCGGCCGTCGCTACCTGCGCGACGTCGACGCCCTGTACGTGTTCCAGCTGCCGCCGTTGACCTTCGCCGCCGCGGGCCTGCTCCGGCTGCTCGGTCGGGTGCCGACCGTGCTGCACGTGCAGGACGTCTGGTCCGCGGAGGACCGGACCGACGGTGGAGCGCGCGGCTGGTCGGGCCGGTTGGGGACGACCCTGCGACGGCTCTACCGGGAGGCCGACGGGATCGCCGTCAGCGCCCCGTCGATGCGAGGGCTGGTGGTCGACGGCGGCGCGGACCCGCGCCGGGTACGGACGGTGCTGAACTGGACGGACGAGCGGATCTTCCGGCCGACCGAGCCGGGTCCGGCCGCCCGGCGGCTGGTCCGCCGGGACGGCCGGTGCGTGGTGATGCACGCCGGGACGATCGGGGCGCGGCAGGGGCTGGAGACCGCGGTACGGGCGGCGGCGGCCCTGGACGGCCGGCTGGACCTCGTCCTGGTCGGTTCGGGGGCACAGGAGCGGCGGGTGCGGGGGCTCGCCGCGGAACTGCGGGCGGAGAACGTCCGCTTCGTGGAGCGGCGGTCACCGGTCGACATGCCGCAGCTCTACGCGGCGGCCGACTACCAGCTGGTGATGCTGCGCGACCGGCCCGAGCTGCGCGGCACCGTGCCCGGCAAGCTCCAGTCGGCCCTGGCCTGCGCGTCGCCGGTGGTCGCCTCCGCGGCCGGCGACACGGTGACGCTGGTCGAGCGGGCGCGGGCCGGGTTGTCCTGCCCGCCGGAGGACTGGGCCGCGCTGGCCGACCGGTTGTGGCTGGCCTCGGCCATCCCGCCGCCGGCCCGGGCGGACATGGGGCGGCGGGGGCGCGAGGCCTACCTGCGGGAGATGTCGCTGCGGGCCGGGGTCGACCGGATCGAGCGCCTGCTCCACGACGTGGTGGGGGGAGCCGGGCGGATCGATCGCCCCGCCGAGCGAAACTCGCGAAACGGATTCCCGGGATAA
- a CDS encoding low molecular weight phosphatase family protein: protein MDDRVLFVCHANMCRSPMAEFIARRLLAAHPVTVASAGTDALDDRPMHPYAAEVAAGTGADPTGFRTRRLRPEHLTAATLVLTATRRQRSHCTSLAPAALHRTFTVRQFGRLVRAADAPTDHGGAVLRAVVGAASQARGRLQPAAPEADDLLDPIGGSPADFRRCAEEIERSIAAVVALIAAAG from the coding sequence ATGGACGACAGGGTGCTGTTCGTGTGCCACGCCAACATGTGCCGGTCGCCGATGGCCGAGTTCATCGCCCGCCGGCTCCTCGCCGCGCATCCGGTCACCGTGGCCAGCGCCGGCACCGACGCCCTCGACGACCGGCCGATGCACCCGTACGCGGCCGAGGTGGCGGCCGGGACCGGCGCCGACCCGACCGGCTTCCGCACCCGCCGGTTGCGTCCGGAACACCTGACCGCCGCGACCCTGGTGCTCACCGCGACCCGGCGGCAGCGGTCGCACTGCACGTCGCTGGCCCCGGCCGCGCTGCACCGGACGTTCACCGTGCGGCAGTTCGGTCGGCTGGTCCGGGCGGCGGACGCCCCGACCGACCACGGCGGCGCGGTGCTGCGGGCCGTGGTCGGGGCGGCGAGCCAGGCCCGGGGACGGCTGCAGCCCGCCGCCCCAGAGGCGGACGACCTGCTCGACCCGATCGGCGGCTCGCCGGCGGACTTCCGGCGCTGCGCCGAGGAGATCGAGCGGTCGATCGCCGCCGTGGTCGCGCTCATCGCGGCAGCCGGCTGA
- a CDS encoding YciI family protein, translating to MTRYLISFDDGAMDHIPQEELPDVHKATHAVAQEAINAGVWVFGAGLGRQQASVVATDGTVTDGPYPETKEVIGGLVVVDVDSREEALAWAARIADGCRCAQEVRELLPDPGLDEMVRRADRRG from the coding sequence ATGACGCGATACCTGATCTCGTTCGACGACGGCGCGATGGACCACATCCCCCAGGAGGAACTGCCCGACGTGCACAAGGCCACGCACGCGGTGGCTCAGGAGGCGATCAACGCCGGCGTGTGGGTGTTCGGCGCCGGGCTGGGACGCCAGCAGGCGAGCGTCGTGGCCACCGACGGGACGGTCACCGACGGCCCCTACCCGGAGACCAAGGAGGTCATCGGCGGGCTCGTGGTCGTCGACGTGGACTCCCGCGAGGAGGCGCTGGCTTGGGCTGCCAGGATCGCCGACGGGTGCCGCTGTGCGCAGGAGGTACGGGAACTCCTGCCCGACCCCGGGCTGGACGAGATGGTCCGCCGGGCCGACCGGCGCGGGTGA
- a CDS encoding carbohydrate ABC transporter permease produces MTTTVPATGRVGADRRRHGRPGVLWALPAGLFFVLFGLAPIAVVAGLSLTRWNGLGDPAWTGLANWRALLDDADLGHGIGATVLLTVLCWAVQTPLALLLGVWAAAPQRNRAILSAAFFLPLLLSTAAIALAWLSLLDPNFGAAATVGPWLGAPDGNLLGDPDRALYVVAFVIAWQFVPFHTLMYQAAVRQIPASLYEAAAIDGAGRVRQFRAVTLPLLRHTIVASSVLMIVGSLTYFESILLLTGGGPGTATRVLPLHMYIKGFVGFDMGYASTLAVLLVAVGTVLSVLIVRTTGYHRMTSDREGL; encoded by the coding sequence GTGACCACGACCGTGCCGGCCACCGGCCGGGTCGGTGCCGACCGGCGTCGGCACGGTCGACCCGGCGTGCTCTGGGCGCTGCCGGCCGGACTGTTCTTCGTCCTCTTCGGCCTGGCCCCGATCGCGGTCGTCGCCGGCCTGAGCCTCACCCGGTGGAACGGGCTGGGCGACCCGGCCTGGACCGGACTGGCCAACTGGCGGGCGCTGCTCGACGACGCGGACCTGGGCCACGGCATCGGGGCGACCGTCCTGCTCACCGTGCTCTGCTGGGCGGTGCAGACACCGCTCGCGCTGCTGCTCGGGGTCTGGGCGGCCGCGCCGCAGCGCAACCGGGCGATCCTCTCCGCCGCCTTCTTCCTGCCCCTGCTGCTCTCCACCGCGGCGATCGCGCTGGCCTGGTTGTCCCTGCTGGACCCGAACTTCGGTGCCGCGGCGACCGTCGGTCCGTGGCTGGGCGCCCCCGACGGCAACCTGCTCGGCGACCCCGACCGGGCCCTGTACGTGGTGGCGTTCGTCATCGCCTGGCAGTTCGTCCCGTTCCACACGCTGATGTACCAGGCCGCCGTCCGGCAGATCCCGGCCAGCCTCTACGAGGCCGCGGCGATCGACGGCGCCGGCCGGGTACGCCAGTTCCGCGCCGTCACCCTGCCGCTGCTGCGACACACGATCGTCGCCTCGTCGGTGCTCATGATCGTCGGCTCGCTCACCTACTTCGAGTCGATCCTGCTGCTCACCGGCGGTGGGCCGGGCACCGCCACCCGGGTGCTGCCGCTGCACATGTACATCAAGGGCTTCGTCGGCTTCGACATGGGCTACGCCAGCACCCTGGCGGTGCTGCTGGTCGCCGTCGGCACCGTGCTGTCCGTGCTGATCGTCCGCACCACCGGCTACCACCGGATGACCAGCGACCGGGAGGGACTGTGA
- a CDS encoding glycoside hydrolase family 43 protein, translating to MTSGVTDQPTTTRVIRNPVLPGFHPDPSILRVGTDYYLATSTFEWYPGVRVHHSRDLVHWRPLGGILTERRLLDLTGTADSCGVWAPCLSYANGLFHLVYTDVASFAGGYWDPQNYVVTAPDITGPWSDPVAVHAHGFDPSLFHDEDGSTWLLAMRADWRPGRNPFGGIEIQRYDVAAGRTVGEPRLIFEGTAAGVTEAPHLYRRDGWYYLLTAEGGTSWEHQVTVARSRALFGPYRPDPDGPLITSHGRPDLRLQKAGHGSLVSTPAGQWYLAHLTGRPYAPLGDCVLGRETALQVVDWTDDGWPRVAGGVPAETVPAPDLPAAPVPPEPAVDDFDAPRLGPNWSTLRRPATPDWVDLTARPSYLRIVGGQSPVGRHRPSLVARRVTDPHCALDTVLEFAPTTFRQLAGVTGYYNSRNWHYAYVSRDDDTGERVLAVLSCDSGRRTAYPQVTVRLGDRRRIGLRVVFDGPVLRFGYDLGDGWRHLPLVLDATILSDEHAARPVDGEPTGWGFTGAFAGLWVQDIGADGGYADFDSVTWRTGVDATRLPPATP from the coding sequence ATGACCAGCGGGGTTACCGACCAACCCACCACCACGCGGGTGATCCGCAACCCGGTGCTGCCCGGCTTCCACCCGGACCCGTCGATCCTGCGGGTGGGGACGGACTACTACCTCGCCACCTCGACGTTCGAGTGGTACCCGGGGGTGCGGGTGCACCACTCCCGGGACCTGGTCCACTGGCGACCGCTCGGTGGCATCCTCACCGAACGCCGGCTGCTGGACCTGACCGGCACGGCCGACTCCTGCGGCGTCTGGGCACCCTGCCTGTCGTACGCCAACGGGCTGTTCCACCTCGTCTACACCGACGTGGCCAGCTTCGCCGGCGGCTACTGGGACCCGCAGAACTACGTGGTCACCGCGCCCGACATCACCGGACCGTGGTCCGACCCGGTCGCGGTGCACGCCCACGGCTTCGACCCGTCCCTGTTCCACGACGAGGACGGCAGCACCTGGCTGCTCGCCATGCGCGCCGACTGGCGGCCCGGCCGCAACCCGTTCGGCGGGATCGAGATCCAGCGCTACGACGTGGCCGCCGGCCGGACCGTGGGGGAGCCGCGGTTGATCTTCGAGGGGACGGCCGCCGGGGTCACCGAGGCGCCGCACCTCTACCGGCGGGACGGCTGGTACTACCTGCTCACCGCCGAGGGCGGCACCAGCTGGGAGCACCAGGTGACGGTGGCCCGCTCGCGGGCGCTGTTCGGGCCGTACCGACCGGACCCGGACGGGCCGCTGATCACCTCGCACGGCCGGCCCGACCTGCGGCTGCAGAAGGCCGGACACGGCAGCCTGGTCAGCACCCCCGCCGGCCAGTGGTACCTGGCCCACCTCACCGGCCGCCCGTACGCGCCGCTCGGCGACTGTGTGCTCGGGCGGGAGACCGCGTTGCAGGTGGTCGACTGGACCGATGACGGCTGGCCCCGGGTGGCCGGCGGGGTGCCCGCCGAGACCGTGCCCGCCCCCGACCTGCCCGCCGCCCCGGTCCCGCCGGAACCGGCCGTCGACGACTTCGACGCGCCCCGGCTCGGCCCCAACTGGTCGACGCTGCGCCGCCCGGCCACCCCGGACTGGGTCGACCTCACCGCCCGCCCCTCGTACCTGCGGATCGTCGGCGGCCAGTCGCCGGTCGGCCGGCACCGCCCCAGCCTGGTGGCCCGCCGGGTCACCGACCCGCACTGCGCCCTGGACACCGTGCTGGAGTTCGCGCCGACCACGTTCCGGCAGCTGGCCGGGGTCACCGGCTACTACAACAGCCGCAACTGGCACTACGCGTACGTCAGCCGGGACGACGACACCGGGGAGCGGGTGCTGGCGGTGCTCAGCTGCGACTCCGGTCGGCGGACCGCGTACCCCCAGGTGACCGTGCGGCTCGGCGACCGGCGCCGGATCGGGCTGCGGGTCGTCTTCGACGGCCCCGTGCTGCGCTTCGGGTACGACCTCGGCGACGGGTGGCGGCACCTGCCGCTGGTGCTCGACGCGACGATCCTCTCCGACGAGCACGCCGCGCGGCCGGTCGACGGCGAACCCACCGGCTGGGGCTTCACCGGTGCCTTCGCCGGGCTCTGGGTGCAGGACATCGGCGCGGACGGCGGCTACGCCGACTTCGACTCGGTCACCTGGCGCACCGGCGTCGACGCGACCCGGCTGCCCCCCGCCACCCCCTGA